In Nocardia sputorum, a single genomic region encodes these proteins:
- a CDS encoding MCE family protein, with protein MMPTRRMRRTAAVAAGLAVALGVSGCQWDGLNSLPMPGTEGTGPGSYEVRIQMPNVTTLTRNSPVRVHDVTVGTVAGIEVEDWHALVTVRLNPDVHLPANAVAKIGQTSLLGSNHLELAEPTDQAPQGQLQAGDVIPLGRAGTFPTTEQVLSSLSVVLNGGGVAQLETITHELNSALTGREEAIRDLLPQLNELTTNLDRQTGDIIAAMSGLDRLGGQLAEQRDVVAAAIEQIHPALTVLADRRANITRAITALGELSDVVRRIVDASGEDLKANLRSLVPVLKSLSDTGSDLTEALKILATFPFPMKNLDHAIKGDYLNLFMTVDITGKRLDSNFLTGTPLGGRFGGVEGALGSFAPGTAAQNGDPATGPLQAPPPAASQPAPTIPGLPPIPGIPAIPGLTVPMPGNTAPEGGPGQ; from the coding sequence CGGCGTCTCCGGCTGTCAGTGGGACGGATTGAACTCGCTGCCGATGCCAGGGACCGAGGGCACCGGGCCGGGCTCCTACGAAGTCCGCATCCAGATGCCCAATGTGACCACGCTGACCCGGAATTCGCCGGTGCGGGTGCACGACGTCACGGTCGGCACGGTCGCCGGGATCGAGGTGGAGGACTGGCACGCGCTGGTCACCGTCCGGCTGAACCCGGATGTGCACCTGCCCGCGAACGCCGTCGCCAAGATCGGGCAGACCAGTCTGCTCGGGTCCAACCATCTCGAACTCGCCGAGCCGACGGATCAAGCCCCCCAGGGGCAGTTGCAGGCGGGCGACGTCATTCCGCTGGGGCGGGCCGGGACCTTCCCGACCACCGAGCAGGTGCTGTCCTCGCTGTCGGTGGTGCTCAACGGCGGTGGCGTCGCGCAGCTGGAGACCATCACCCACGAACTCAACTCCGCCCTCACCGGGCGGGAGGAGGCCATCCGGGACCTGCTGCCGCAGCTGAACGAGCTGACCACGAACCTGGACCGCCAGACCGGCGACATCATCGCCGCCATGAGCGGGCTGGACCGGCTCGGCGGGCAACTCGCCGAGCAGCGCGACGTGGTGGCCGCGGCCATCGAGCAGATCCATCCGGCGTTGACCGTGCTCGCCGACCGCCGCGCGAACATCACCCGGGCGATCACCGCGCTGGGCGAGCTGAGCGACGTCGTGCGGCGCATCGTCGACGCCAGCGGCGAGGACCTGAAGGCCAACCTGCGCAGCCTCGTGCCGGTGCTGAAGTCGCTGTCGGACACCGGCAGCGACCTGACCGAAGCGCTGAAGATCCTGGCCACCTTCCCGTTCCCGATGAAGAACCTGGATCACGCGATCAAGGGCGACTACCTCAATCTGTTCATGACCGTGGACATCACGGGCAAGCGGCTGGATTCGAACTTCCTCACCGGAACGCCGCTGGGCGGACGGTTCGGCGGCGTGGAAGGCGCGCTCGGCAGTTTCGCGCCCGGCACGGCCGCGCAGAACGGCGACCCGGCCACCGGGCCGTTGCAGGCGCCGCCGCCCGCGGCGAGCCAGCCCGCCCCGACCATCCCCGGACTGCCGCCGATCCCGGGCATTCCCGCCATTCCCGGGTTGACCGTGCCCATGCCGGGCAACACCGCGCCGGAAGGGGGTCCGGGACAGTGA
- a CDS encoding MCE family protein, translating into MKLTRFVRTQLIIFSVLTVIGLVVMGGTYVKLPAMFGIGRYEVTVQLAATGGLYPTANVAYRGTNVGVVKEVRLTPVGVDAKLSIASDYKIPSDVDAWVRSVSAVGEQYVDLVPAQNRTGGNLRDGSVIPVERTKLPQDVGALLDQADRLLSSVADTRLKQVIDEAFVAFNGAGPDLQRFIDSASLLVQEAQANAEPTKQLLDQIGPLLDTQTRSDAAIRSWTADLATVTDQLRGHDPALRGILREGPSAMQRVTNLFDDLRPTLPLLLSNLVSVGQVAVTYHAGLEQILVVYPPLVAALLTAVRGPLEYGALVDFMALVNDPPACTTGFLPPDQRRSPSLLDTPDTPSGLYCKVPQDAPEAVRGIRNTPCAEVPGVRAPTPEMCRTGYVPLGNNPPFGPPQPVAPAAAPADEPPVVAPASYGGGTPAAARAYDPGSGVYIGPDGRTYRQGDIGPSGSGTVPSSWQAMLEEQQR; encoded by the coding sequence GTGAAGCTCACCCGGTTCGTCCGTACCCAGCTGATCATCTTCTCCGTCCTGACGGTGATCGGCCTGGTGGTCATGGGCGGCACATACGTCAAGCTGCCCGCGATGTTCGGCATCGGGCGCTACGAGGTCACCGTGCAGCTCGCCGCGACCGGTGGGCTGTATCCGACGGCCAACGTCGCCTATCGCGGCACGAACGTCGGCGTGGTGAAGGAGGTCCGGCTGACGCCGGTCGGCGTGGACGCGAAGCTGTCCATCGCCAGCGACTACAAGATCCCCTCCGACGTCGACGCGTGGGTGCGCAGCGTCTCCGCGGTCGGCGAGCAATACGTGGACCTCGTGCCCGCGCAGAACCGCACGGGCGGAAACCTGCGCGACGGCAGCGTGATCCCGGTGGAGCGCACCAAGCTGCCGCAAGACGTCGGCGCGCTGCTCGACCAGGCCGACCGGCTGCTGTCGAGCGTCGCGGACACCCGGCTGAAACAGGTGATCGACGAGGCGTTCGTCGCGTTCAACGGCGCGGGACCCGACTTGCAGCGGTTCATCGACTCCGCGTCGCTGCTGGTCCAGGAAGCGCAGGCGAACGCGGAACCGACGAAGCAACTGCTCGACCAGATCGGGCCGCTGCTGGACACCCAGACCCGCTCGGACGCCGCGATCCGCTCTTGGACCGCCGACCTGGCGACGGTCACCGACCAGTTGCGTGGCCACGACCCCGCGCTGCGCGGCATCCTGCGCGAGGGTCCGTCCGCGATGCAGCGGGTGACCAACCTGTTCGACGATCTGCGTCCCACGCTGCCGCTGCTACTGTCGAACCTGGTCAGCGTCGGCCAGGTCGCGGTCACGTATCACGCCGGACTGGAACAGATCCTCGTGGTGTATCCGCCGCTGGTCGCCGCCTTGCTCACCGCGGTACGGGGCCCGCTCGAATACGGAGCCCTGGTCGACTTCATGGCGTTGGTCAACGACCCGCCCGCCTGCACGACCGGCTTCCTCCCGCCGGACCAGCGCCGCTCGCCGAGTTTGCTCGACACCCCGGACACGCCCTCGGGCCTGTACTGCAAGGTGCCGCAGGACGCTCCCGAGGCGGTGCGGGGCATTCGCAACACACCGTGCGCGGAGGTGCCCGGCGTGCGCGCCCCGACGCCGGAAATGTGCCGGACCGGGTACGTTCCATTGGGAAATAACCCGCCGTTCGGGCCGCCGCAGCCGGTGGCGCCCGCGGCGGCGCCCGCCGATGAGCCGCCCGTCGTCGCGCCGGCGAGTTACGGGGGCGGCACGCCAGCCGCGGCCCGAGCCTACGACCCGGGCAGCGGCGTCTACATCGGCCCCGACGGTCGGACATACCGACAGGGCGATATCGGACCGAGCGGTTCGGGCACGGTACCGTCGAGCTGGCAGGCGATGCTCGAGGAGCAGCAACGATGA
- a CDS encoding h domain protein, translating into MTSMNGIRARILLAVLGVVVAAAAIVGGVNGYRYWDDRQAEQSRKDAVATAGRTVEAMFTYNPQTVDTELPKSADNLTGDFRTDYLTLIEKQIAPGAKEKQLTVTATTQAAGVISADRSHAQVLLFLNQVMTSKDTPQGTTTGSRVRVTLTKSDSHWLVSAVTPV; encoded by the coding sequence ATGACCAGCATGAACGGAATTCGAGCCAGGATCCTGCTCGCGGTGCTCGGTGTCGTGGTCGCCGCGGCCGCGATCGTCGGCGGCGTCAACGGCTACCGCTACTGGGACGACCGGCAGGCCGAGCAGTCCCGCAAGGACGCGGTCGCGACGGCGGGACGCACCGTCGAGGCCATGTTCACCTACAACCCGCAGACGGTGGACACCGAACTGCCCAAGTCCGCCGACAACCTCACCGGTGATTTCCGCACGGACTACCTGACGCTGATCGAGAAGCAGATCGCGCCCGGCGCCAAGGAGAAGCAGCTCACCGTCACCGCGACCACGCAGGCGGCCGGTGTCATCTCCGCCGACCGCTCGCACGCGCAGGTCCTGCTGTTTCTCAACCAGGTGATGACGAGCAAGGACACCCCGCAGGGCACCACCACGGGCAGCCGCGTGCGGGTCACGCTGACGAAATCGGATTCGCACTGGCTGGTCTCTGCGGTGACCCCGGTCTGA
- a CDS encoding sensor histidine kinase, giving the protein MSPGRIATARAKVSGLLSAVPLRVTLMVLLVLTAGLGLLVSGMVVTSALDQQLTDRTDQQLRDGAREWSRRPPPPPVLPPDPRHAPSQFYVRSIRNDGRVFVISAFAVDSEPALPTTAPSGPYTVDSVNGGPIRWRVLTLRTPDGTTTVALPLTQNTDTVHRLVMLELIVGAVVLAVLAMLAYFVVRRSLRPLRRVESTAAAIARGDLHRRVPVRNTNTEVDRLSRSLNGMLAQIQRAFTATAASEEAARRSEERMRRFIADASHELRTPLTTIRGFAELYRQGATGDPAAFMDRIERESQRMGVLVEDLLMLARLDAQRPLELGPVDLLAVASDGVHNARAVVAAGRSDGPVRTIELKIEPGEGTLEVIGDEARLRQVLGNLLNNALTHTAPDAQVTVLLRPRPDDVLLEVADTGPGLPPEDAERVFERFYRTDSSRARSSGGTGLGLSIVQALVTAHGGEVGVRSSPGTGTTFTVRLPRRQPAEAS; this is encoded by the coding sequence ATGAGCCCGGGCCGGATCGCCACGGCGCGCGCGAAGGTCTCCGGCCTGCTTTCCGCCGTTCCACTGCGCGTGACGCTGATGGTCCTGCTGGTGCTCACGGCTGGGCTCGGGTTGCTCGTCTCCGGCATGGTCGTCACCTCGGCCCTGGACCAGCAGCTGACCGACCGCACCGACCAGCAGTTGCGCGACGGCGCGCGGGAATGGTCGAGACGCCCGCCGCCCCCTCCGGTGCTGCCGCCCGACCCGCGCCACGCCCCGAGCCAGTTCTACGTGCGCTCGATCCGCAACGATGGGCGCGTGTTCGTCATCTCGGCGTTCGCTGTCGACTCCGAGCCGGCTCTGCCCACGACCGCACCGTCCGGCCCGTACACCGTCGATTCCGTGAACGGCGGGCCGATCCGGTGGCGTGTGCTGACACTGCGCACACCGGACGGCACCACGACGGTGGCGCTGCCGCTCACCCAGAACACCGACACGGTGCACCGGCTGGTGATGCTCGAGCTGATCGTCGGGGCGGTCGTCCTGGCGGTCCTGGCGATGCTCGCCTACTTCGTGGTGCGGCGCAGCCTGCGGCCGCTGCGGCGGGTGGAGAGCACCGCCGCGGCCATCGCCCGCGGCGATCTGCACCGGCGGGTCCCGGTGCGCAACACCAACACCGAGGTCGACCGGCTGTCCAGGTCGCTGAACGGGATGCTGGCGCAGATCCAGCGCGCGTTCACCGCCACCGCCGCGTCCGAGGAGGCGGCGCGCCGGTCGGAGGAGCGCATGCGCCGGTTCATCGCCGACGCCAGCCACGAGCTGCGCACACCGCTGACCACCATCCGCGGCTTCGCCGAACTGTATCGCCAAGGCGCCACCGGCGATCCCGCCGCGTTCATGGACCGCATCGAGCGGGAATCGCAGCGGATGGGCGTGCTCGTGGAGGACCTGTTGATGCTCGCGCGGCTGGATGCGCAGCGTCCGCTGGAGCTCGGCCCGGTGGATCTGCTCGCCGTGGCCAGCGACGGAGTGCACAACGCACGGGCTGTGGTCGCCGCGGGGCGATCCGACGGGCCCGTCCGCACCATCGAACTGAAGATCGAACCCGGCGAGGGGACGCTCGAGGTGATCGGCGACGAAGCGAGGCTGCGCCAGGTCCTGGGCAATCTGCTGAACAACGCCCTCACGCACACCGCGCCCGACGCACAGGTGACGGTGCTCTTGCGGCCCCGCCCCGACGACGTGCTGCTCGAGGTGGCCGACACCGGCCCCGGTCTGCCGCCGGAGGATGCCGAACGAGTCTTCGAGCGCTTCTATCGCACCGACAGCTCCCGCGCCCGCAGCAGCGGCGGCACCGGGCTCGGCTTGTCCATCGTGCAGGCGCTGGTGACCGCGCACGGCGGCGAAGTCGGTGTGCGCAGTTCGCCCGGCACCGGAACGACGTTCACCGTGCGGCTACCGCGCAGGCAGCCTGCGGAGGCGTCCTAG
- a CDS encoding response regulator transcription factor — translation MSGAPGQQTPEARILVVDDEPMIVELLAVSLRYQGFEVDTAADGAQALDKARSFRPQALIVDVMMPGMDGFGLLRRLRADGVDAPVLFLTARDDVQDKVTGLTLGADDYVTKPFSLEEVVARLRVILRRAGHAAPQRESSRIRFEDIELDDDTHEVWKAGEPVALSPTEFTLLRYFMVNAGTVLSKPRILDHVWRYDFGGEVGVVETYVSYLRKKVDTGDTRLIHTLRGVGYVMRAPHRKSGT, via the coding sequence ATGAGTGGTGCGCCCGGGCAGCAGACGCCAGAGGCCAGGATCCTGGTGGTCGACGACGAGCCGATGATCGTCGAACTGCTCGCGGTGAGCCTGCGCTACCAGGGCTTCGAAGTGGACACCGCGGCCGACGGCGCGCAGGCGCTGGACAAGGCGCGCAGCTTCCGTCCGCAGGCGCTGATCGTGGACGTGATGATGCCCGGCATGGACGGGTTCGGCTTGCTGCGCCGACTGCGGGCGGACGGCGTCGACGCGCCCGTGTTGTTCCTGACCGCGCGCGACGACGTGCAGGACAAGGTCACCGGCCTCACCCTGGGCGCCGACGACTACGTCACCAAGCCGTTCAGCCTGGAAGAGGTGGTGGCCCGGCTGCGGGTCATCCTGCGCCGGGCGGGGCACGCCGCGCCGCAGCGGGAGAGTTCGCGCATCCGCTTCGAGGACATCGAGCTCGACGACGACACCCACGAGGTGTGGAAAGCGGGCGAGCCGGTCGCGCTGTCGCCGACGGAATTCACCCTGCTGCGCTACTTCATGGTCAACGCGGGCACCGTACTGAGCAAGCCGCGCATCCTCGATCACGTCTGGCGCTACGACTTCGGCGGCGAGGTCGGCGTCGTGGAGACCTACGTCTCCTACTTGCGCAAAAAGGTCGACACCGGCGATACCCGGCTGATCCACACTCTGCGCGGCGTCGGCTACGTGATGCGCGCGCCTCATCGCAAGAGCGGTACATGA
- a CDS encoding alpha,alpha-trehalose-phosphate synthase (UDP-forming), with amino-acid sequence MNPSDDSEHARDTSTADAAAENTGSGAGSGFVVVANRLPVDLERLPDGSTRWKRSPGGLVTALESVLRNNKGAWVGWAGVPNVDVDPIIEDGLELHPVPLSADEVADYYEGFSNGTLWPLYHDVIVRPVYDRKWWSAYVTVNRRFAEATAKVAAEGATVWVQDYQLQLVPKMLRMLRPDLTIGFFLHIPFPPVELFMQMPWRTEIVEGLLGADLIGFHLPGGAQNFLYLARRLAGQPTSRGSVGVRSKLGVVQVGFRTVRVGAFPISIASAELDEHSRRRSVRERAAKIRAELGNPKNILLGVDRLDYTKGIDIRLNALEELLIEGRIDPSETVMIQLATPSRERVESYIQMRGDIERQVGRINGEFARVGYPVVHYLHRPIPRDELVAFFVAADVMLVTPLRDGMNLVAKEYVACHSGLNGALVLSEFTGAAAELRQAYLCNPHDLDDVKDAIVAALEDERDVKRRRMRSLRRQVLAHDVDRWARAFLDALAQDQVAGSALLTDDDVYPEDREPR; translated from the coding sequence CCGATGGAAGCGCAGTCCGGGCGGTCTGGTGACCGCGCTGGAATCGGTCCTGCGGAACAACAAGGGGGCTTGGGTCGGCTGGGCGGGCGTCCCCAACGTCGACGTGGACCCGATCATCGAGGACGGTCTCGAACTGCATCCGGTCCCGTTGTCCGCGGACGAGGTGGCCGACTACTACGAAGGCTTCTCCAACGGGACGCTGTGGCCGCTGTATCACGACGTGATCGTGCGGCCGGTCTACGACCGCAAGTGGTGGAGCGCCTACGTCACCGTGAACCGGCGTTTCGCCGAGGCCACCGCCAAGGTCGCCGCCGAGGGCGCGACCGTGTGGGTACAGGACTACCAGCTGCAGCTGGTGCCCAAGATGCTGCGCATGCTGCGCCCGGACCTGACCATCGGGTTCTTCCTGCACATCCCGTTCCCGCCGGTCGAGCTGTTCATGCAGATGCCGTGGCGCACGGAGATCGTGGAGGGCCTGCTCGGCGCCGATCTCATCGGCTTCCACCTGCCCGGCGGCGCGCAGAACTTCCTCTATCTGGCCCGCAGGCTGGCCGGTCAGCCCACGTCACGCGGCTCGGTCGGGGTCCGTTCCAAGCTGGGCGTGGTCCAGGTCGGATTCCGCACGGTGCGCGTCGGCGCGTTCCCGATCTCGATCGCCTCCGCCGAACTGGACGAGCACTCCAGGCGCCGTTCGGTGCGCGAGCGCGCCGCCAAGATCCGGGCCGAGCTGGGCAACCCGAAGAACATCCTGCTCGGAGTGGACCGGCTGGACTACACCAAAGGCATCGACATCCGTCTCAACGCGCTCGAGGAGCTGCTGATCGAGGGCCGGATCGATCCCTCCGAGACGGTGATGATCCAGCTGGCCACCCCCAGTCGCGAGCGGGTGGAGAGCTACATCCAGATGCGCGGCGACATCGAACGCCAGGTCGGCCGGATCAACGGCGAGTTCGCCCGGGTCGGCTATCCGGTGGTGCACTACCTGCACCGCCCGATCCCGCGCGACGAGCTGGTGGCGTTCTTCGTGGCCGCCGACGTGATGCTGGTGACCCCGTTGCGCGACGGCATGAACCTCGTGGCCAAGGAGTACGTCGCGTGTCACAGCGGGCTCAACGGCGCCTTGGTGCTGAGCGAGTTCACCGGCGCGGCGGCCGAGCTGCGGCAGGCGTACCTGTGCAACCCGCACGACCTCGACGACGTGAAGGACGCCATCGTCGCGGCGCTGGAGGACGAGCGCGACGTCAAACGCAGGCGGATGCGTTCGCTGCGCAGGCAGGTGCTGGCCCACGACGTGGATCGCTGGGCGCGGGCCTTCCTCGACGCTTTGGCGCAGGACCAGGTCGCCGGCAGCGCGTTGCTGACCGACGACGACGTCTACCCCGAGGACCGCGAGCCACGCTGA